A single region of the Streptomyces vilmorinianum genome encodes:
- a CDS encoding MerR family transcriptional regulator, producing MGTETEEQQPTFTVDELAARAGVTVRTVRFYGTKGLLPPPVIGPRRVGHYGPGHLSRLALIEELQRQGMTLAAIERYLEQLPPDLSAQDLAIHRALVASWAPESAEEITRRELERRAGRALADTDVDRLAAMGVLDKGPDPDVFRLDATLLRLGVELLDVPIAHETILASRTVLLEHARAAAQELSRLFRDEVWNPYRESAEDPDHLAAMKSLSAHMQPMVIQALVTAFQRSLSEELRTAFRSP from the coding sequence ATGGGCACCGAGACCGAGGAGCAGCAGCCGACGTTCACCGTCGACGAGCTGGCCGCCCGGGCGGGCGTCACCGTGCGGACCGTCCGCTTCTACGGCACCAAGGGACTGCTGCCGCCGCCCGTGATCGGTCCGCGCCGGGTCGGGCACTACGGCCCCGGGCATCTCTCGCGCCTGGCCCTCATCGAGGAGCTCCAGCGCCAGGGCATGACGCTCGCCGCCATCGAGCGGTACCTGGAGCAGCTCCCGCCCGATCTGAGCGCCCAGGATCTGGCGATCCACCGCGCCCTCGTCGCCTCCTGGGCACCGGAGTCGGCCGAGGAGATCACCCGGCGCGAGCTGGAACGGCGCGCCGGTCGGGCCCTCGCCGACACGGACGTCGACCGGCTCGCGGCGATGGGCGTCCTCGACAAGGGCCCCGACCCGGACGTCTTCCGGCTCGACGCGACCCTGCTGCGGCTCGGCGTCGAACTCCTCGACGTGCCCATCGCGCACGAGACGATCCTCGCCTCCCGCACGGTCCTCCTCGAGCACGCGCGGGCGGCGGCGCAGGAGCTGTCCCGGCTCTTCCGGGACGAGGTGTGGAACCCGTACCGGGAGAGCGCCGAGGACCCGGATCACCTCGCCGCGATGAAGTCGCTCTCGGCGCACATGCAGCCGATGGTGATCCAGGCCCTCGTCACGGCCTTCCAGCGCTCGCTGAGCGAGGAGCTG